The sequence CTACACCTGGTCCGAACCAACCGTTTCACTCGGCTATTTTCAAAAGGCGAGGGATCGGTTGGCTCATTCGCCCAGCGCGAATTGCGCCTTTGTGCGTCGCGCGACCGGTGGCGGTGCGATCGTGCATCACAACGAATTGACGTACAGCTTTGTGTGGCCGTTGGAAAATGTGCCAGCGGGGGCGAAATCGGATCTTTACCAGCGAATCCATCTCGCCATCATCGAGTCGCTCGGGCGGTTCGGCGTCTCGGCGTCTCGGTATGCTGATTTGGGGGCCCAGGCGGTCCAAACGGTTGCGTCAGGCGAAAAACGCGACGAGCCGTTCCTCTGTTTTCAGCGACGCACCGACGAGGATTTGGTGGTAGCGGGCTACAAAGTGTGCGGAAGTGCCCAGCGGACCAGTCGTAAGGCGGTTCTGCAGCACGGCAGTATCTTGATGGACGTCAGCCCCCACTCCCCCGAATTACCGGGGGTGGTAAGTCTGACGCCGCAGAAAATTTCGCTGCAAGAGCTCTCAACGGAACTGACTTCGGCGATGGCGGAGGCGTTTGGTATGAAATTTGTTAAGTTTGCATTGGATGAGACGCTGATCGAGCGATCGCACCAGATCCAAGCGAGTCGGTTTGGTCAGGTCGATTGGAATGAAAAGCGTTAAATGGTAGTCGCAGGGACAAACGGTCGGGAAGCAGCATCGTTATATTCAACCCAGGTGGAAACGGTGTCGTTAAGGCGTCTGGACTTGCTTTAAAAACAAAATAAAGGCATGATCCGTTCCTTGCGACGGTTTAGAATCAGAGCTGTGGTGGTAGACTGACAAGGATGTACATCAGTTCTCTATTGCAGATGTGGCACTCGCTGACCTTGGACACG comes from Novipirellula caenicola and encodes:
- a CDS encoding biotin/lipoate A/B protein ligase family protein, producing the protein MLQARLIEVAAGGAAENMAIDQALLESVDRDAVPTLRFYTWSEPTVSLGYFQKARDRLAHSPSANCAFVRRATGGGAIVHHNELTYSFVWPLENVPAGAKSDLYQRIHLAIIESLGRFGVSASRYADLGAQAVQTVASGEKRDEPFLCFQRRTDEDLVVAGYKVCGSAQRTSRKAVLQHGSILMDVSPHSPELPGVVSLTPQKISLQELSTELTSAMAEAFGMKFVKFALDETLIERSHQIQASRFGQVDWNEKR